From Cryptococcus neoformans var. neoformans B-3501A chromosome 6, whole genome shotgun sequence, the proteins below share one genomic window:
- a CDS encoding hypothetical protein (Match to ESTs gb|CF193371.1|CF193371, gb|CF193370.1|CF193370; HMMPfam hit to Oxysterol_BP, Oxysterol-binding protein, score: 245.3, E(): 1e-70), whose product MSARPSRRPSSTSIKSALEENKPEGADVPDEQKAGWASFIKSLARMTGDLSSMTAPPFILSPTSLTEFPAYWCEHPTAFASISEGKDEFERAERVLRWFIGTLKAQYTTRNEKMGSEKKPLNPVLGELFYGVWPDQDGRGETKLVVEQVSHHPPITAYYIENAKAGVKLQGHSGQKTSFTGTAINVKQSGHAILTVKPKNGHAEEKYLITLPKLRIEGIIWGSPYIELTETNAIQSSTGYTTQIDYKGKGYFSGKAHSFKATITKSGKTLQSYEGQWTGNSYVGKKSGPLFLDTNEAKEEVTVKPIEEQGEWESRKLWDKVAKGIRGQNYDEAGREKSRIENEQRQRRRDEAAAGITWQHVHFTHVDSDEEYRSLAELLHDKLTPVHEDAYVFKANI is encoded by the exons ATGTCAGCGCGCCCCTCTCGTCGCCCTTCCTCTACTTCCATCAAATCCGCCCTTGAAGAAAACAAGCCAGAAG GCGCCGACGTACCGGATGAGCAAAAGGCAGGATGGGCCAGTTTCATCAAGAGTCTTGCCCGTATGACGGGCGATCTCAGCTCGATGACTGCTCCCCCTT TCATCCTCTCTCCAACTTCTCTTACTGAATTCCCCGCTTACTGGTGCGAGCACCCTACGGCATTTGCCAGTATCTCTGAGGGCAAGGATGAGTTTGAGCGTGCAGAGAGGGTGCTTAGGTGGTTCATTGGCACGCTCAAGGCTCAGTACACT ACCCGTAACGAGAAGATGGGTTCCGAAAAGAAGCCTTTGAACCCCGTCCTTGGAGAGCTTTTCTACGGTGTATGGCCTGACcaggatggaaggggagagaCCAAGTTGGTCGTAGAGCAAGTGTCCCACCACCCTCCTATC ACTGCTTA CTACATCGAAAACGCCAAAGCTGGGGTCAAGCTCCAAGGTCATTCTGGTCAAAAGACTTCCTTCACTGGTACAGCCATCAACG TCAAGCAATCCGGTCATGCCATCCTTACCGTCAAGCCAAAGAACGGTCATGCCGAGGAAAAGTATTTGATCACTCTCC CCAAGCTTCGGATTGAGGGCATCATCTGGGGTAGCCCGTACATCGAGCTGACCGAAACCAACGCTATCCAATCCAGCACTGGTTACACCACTCAGATTGACTACAAGGGCAAAGGCTACTTCTCCGGTAAAGCCCATTCGTTCAAAGCGACAATCACCAAGTCTGGTAAAACTCTGCAATCTTACGAGGGCCAGTGGACAGGTAACTCATATGtcgggaagaagagtgggcCTTTGTTCTTGGATACGAACGaggcgaaggaggaggtCACCGTTAAGCCCATAGAAGAGCAGGGCGAGTGGGAGAGTAGAAAGCTTTGGGACAAGGTCGCAAAAGGGATCAGGGGTCAGAACTACGATGAGGCTGGTAGAGAAAAATCTAGAATAGAG AACGAGCAGCGACAGCGACGTAGAGATGAAGCTGCCGCCGGTATAACATGGCAGCACGTCCATTTTACCCATGTCGActctgatgaagaatacCGATCCCTTGCCGAGTTGCTCCACGACAAGCTCACGCCTGTGCATGAAGATGCCTACGTTTTCAAAGCGAACATCTAA
- a CDS encoding hypothetical protein (Match to EST gb|CF183381.1|CF183381): MPALIPQLEPPKDADPIAAATIQLLEQVRATTEWYTNGDSSASSFIDFSGYRQLQEWAKNPEALNVIDKILRARLGLPFPYNQKALILVQLIPEDKLAPYAPLLKPLVESSPDSTSAYTYATPFIVTLATSLHSLADGQAKKTEAKKKEDEEKVKWNSWSEVYGKSRADWVGLPVDNGGVKWGWWAGEPIGVEEWWKNRNIGE, encoded by the exons ATGCCAGCCCTGATCCCTCAACTCGAGCCACCTAAAGATGCAGACCCCATCGCTGCCGCCACCATTCAGCTCTTGGAACAAGTCCGGGCTACGACAGAGTGGTATACCAATGGAGATTCTTCTGCGTCGAGCTTTATTGATTTTTCTGGGTATCGACAACTGCAAGAGTGGGCAAAGAATCC TGAGGCGCTGAATGTTATTGATAAGATTTTACGGGCGAGGTTGGGATTGCCTTTCCCTTATAACCAAAAG GCACTCATCCTCGTTCAACTTATTCCAGAAGATAAGCTTGCCCCTTACGCTCCCCTCCTCAAACCACTTGTTGAATCCTCTCCGGATTCAACTTCTGCCTATACCTACGCCACACCATTCATTGTGACCCTGGCCACATCTCTCCACTCTCTCGCAGATGGacaagcgaagaagacggaagcgaagaagaaagaggacgaggagaaggtgaagtGGAATTCATGGAGTGAGGTTTATGGGAAGAGTAGAGCGGATTGGGTTGGGTTGCCGGTGGATAATGGGGGTGTGAAGTGGGGATGGTGGGCTGGGGAGCCAATCGGGGTGGAggagtggtggaagaataGGAACATTGGGGAGTAA
- a CDS encoding hypothetical protein (HMMPfam hit to WD40, WD domain, G-beta repeat, score: 83.2, E(): 6.5e-22), giving the protein MRSEEEEEDDEYYDEHEEEDDERASNGDNGEAEGDEDDADEAIEEASDEEGSDEDNAEEDAEAEDEEEEEEEEDGEAEEDEEDERDEEEEEASEDEADGEDVTMAAAEDDEAGSMHPSQVSKSAKLPRADLPPPPHLIRRSLFKPAFRAPPAALSVEAIVGIPLPTPVQSLASSTCLSYLLTGGQDGFVRAYDFWGSVNGSQMMTAQQRSVVGLGEGMNKAGLPRGWWTNEVEGIIGGTVAKRTEPVYSMACEGDALWALTGTQSGPINLFSLRHSPGHLVHTLKGHTNVVSCMTLLPEEKGFISGSWDGTVREWDLNTGQTVRTYPSHKAQLSSVSLRPVGFPSSPTPSPRPQALREEEEEGNDGPATNISISMGPDFFEKKETENSKQEGENGKESSGDKEAELLSEQKPDGDAEMADAASAISGTGDSLFGDDDAEGETAPASILPTTIPSPSLPSPPKPKPLGLALPGQRQSSSAPISTKETETAPVSAPLFAPQASASYARQGAADVIPVLSPVDWKAYSEDVLLTSSMDGQLVLIDRRVPSYEGTGTGVGRLLPGEKTPPWCMSACWLSNGNQVLAGRRNGTVEIWDVRKGSSSTGPNLLRSLKTPVESGPISCVVAFPDGRHIATASQDNIRLWNAAEVFYSEDSAKRSKGKTPFKIIAGHHGGTISSMIVDRTCRFLITASGDRGWGGESTKAVLIHEVKW; this is encoded by the exons ATGCgcagcgaagaagaagaagaagatgatgagtaTTATGATGAgcacgaggaagaggac GACGAACGAGCGAGCAACGGTGATAATGGAGAGGCagaaggggatgaggatgatgctgatgaggCCATAGA AGAGGCATcggacgaagaaggctcAGACGAGGACAacgcagaagaagatgcagaagcggaagacgaagaagaggaggaggaagaggaggacggagaagcagaggaagacgaagaagatgagagggatgaagaagaagaagaagctagCGAAGATGAGGCGGACGGGGAAGATGTTACCATGGCTGCCgccgaggacgatgaggcAG GCTCAATGCATCCCTCACAAGTATCTAAATCTGCCAAACTTCCTCGTGCCGATCTTCCACCCCCACCACACCTCATACGCCGCTCCCTTTTTAAACCCGCTTTTAGGGCCCCTCCGGCAGCCCTCTCTGTCGAAGCTATTGTTGGTATACCTCTTCCCACACCAGTACAGTCACTCGCGAGTAGTACTTGTCTCTCCTACCTACTTACAGGCGGGCAAGATGGTTTTGTTCGGGCGTATGATTTCTGGGGTAGCGTCAATGGATCGCAAATGATGACTGCTCAGCAGAGAAGTGTTGTTGGTCTTGGGGAAGGAATGAACAAAGCAGGGTTACCGAGGGGATGGTGGACGAACGAAGTTGAAGGTATAATAGGTGGGACTGTTGCCAAGAGAACTGAGCCAGTGTATAGTATGGCATGTGAGGGTGATGCTTTGTGGGCTCTGACAGGTACTCAA TCGGGCCCTATAAATCTTTTCAGCCTGCGGCATTCACCGGGCCATCTTGTGCACACATTAAAAGGACACACCAATGTTGTTTCGTGCATGACACTATTACcggaagaaaaaggtttTATTAGTGGTTCTTGGGATGGCACCGTCAGA GAATGGGACCTCAATACCGGTCAAACTGTTCGTACATACCCATCCCACAAAGCACAACTTTCTTCCGTGTCCCTTCGTCCAGTTGgatttccctcttctcctacACCTTCCCCCCGTCCGCAAGCCctcagagaagaagaagaagaagggaacgATGGCCCTGCAACGAATATATCAATATCTATGGGACCCGACTTctttgagaagaaagaaacgGAGAACTCAAAACAAGAGGGCGAGAATGGCAAAGAATCCTCTGGAGATAAAGAAGCTGAACTTTTGTCAGAGCAAAAGCCAGACGGTGATGCCGAAATGGCAGATGCTGCCTCTGCAATCTCTGGTACTGGTGACTCTTTATTTGGTGACGACGATGCGGAAGGCGAAACTGCTCCCGCCTCCATCCTCCCTACCaccatcccatccccatctctcccttctccacccaaacccaagCCTCTTGGTCTCGCTCTTCCAGGCCAGAGACAATCTTCATCAGCTCCCATATCAACTAAAGAAACCGAAACTGCCCCAGTCTCTGCCCCTCTATTTGCACCTCAAGCATCAGCTAGTTATGCTCGCCAAGGTGCGGCGGATGTCATCCCGGTTCTAAGTCCTGTAGACTGGAAAGCGTATTCTGAAGATGTGTTGTTAACGAGTTCAATGGATGGGCAGTTGGTGCTGATAGATAGAAGGGTACCAAGCTACGAAGGTACTGGCACTGGAGTGGGTAGGCTGTTGCCTGGAGAGAAGACACCACCGTGGTGTATGTCT GCATGCTGGTTGTCGAACGGGAATCAGGTCCTtgcaggaaggagaaatgGGACTGTGGAGATATGGGACGTGCGGAAAGGCTCCAGTTCTACTGGACCCAACTTGCTTCGCTCTCTCAAAACACCTGTGGAATCGGGTCCTATAAGCTGCGTAGTGGCATTCCCAGACGGTCGGCATATCGCAAC AGCGTCGCAGGATAACATCCGATTATGGAACGCCGCCGAAGTCTTCTACTCGGAAGACTCTGCCAAGCGAAGTAAAGGTAAAACACCATTTAAGATCATTGCCGGTCACCACGGTGGTACAATCTCGTCTATGA TTGTTGACCGTACGTGTCGGTTCTTGATCACGGCAAGCGGCGATagaggatggggaggagaaagtACTAAGGCAGTACTCATACATGAAGTTAAATGGTAA